The Chlamydiales bacterium STE3 DNA window GCATTCGGACGAAGAAATCCCTATCTTAGAGAAGGATTTCGTTCAGGGATTTTATCGCTTCCTTGGGTTAGAAATTGCTGACTGTTTTCAAAAAACAGGGTATGAAAAAGCTTTTCTACCGCAGCTTCTCAGTCAAAATGAATTTCCTACCGAGCCCTGCTTATGTGTAGATATCAATATTCAAATCGAAGAACAAGAACTCTCAGGGATGCTTTGCATCTCGAATCCGATGCGAACTGCTATCAAAGAATATGGCTTAAAAAAGAATGCCCCCCCTACTAAAAGCCTATACAATCGGTTAGAAATCACCTTGCAACTTGTAGCCGGTGCCACTACAATATCACAAAGAGAATGGCGAGCAAGCTCACCTGGCGATGTCATAGTCCTCGACACTTGCACGATAGAACCTGGCGTGGACAAAGGCAGAGTTATGCTTATCCTTAATGAATTACCTATTTTCCGAGGTAGAATTAAAGATGGCAATATTAAAATATTAGAATATCCACTATTTCATGAGGTACAGACAAACATGAGCCCAAATGATTTTGATGATGAAGATTCAGATTTTGACGCAGAAGAATCCGATTTGGATTCGGATATAGATTCTGATTACGATGAGGAATCAGAAGAAGAAGAATCTGAATTTAGTGATGATGATTACAGCGATGAGGATTATGCTGAGGACGAAGAAGATGATGAAGTAGAGGAAGATCTTAGCAAGCAAAAGGATCTGAAGTCTACTTCTCCAGCAAATACATCGAAAATGTCGCCTCAACAAACTTCAAAGGAGCCCGCGCAAGCAGCTCCTTCTCCAGCTTCGACAAAACCCGTACAACTTGCTAGAGCAGAAGAGATCCCTTTAACTATTACCGTGGAAGTGGGCAGATTACAGATGACAATTCAAAAACTTATCGAACTGCAACCTGGTAATCTTTTAGAATTAGATGTGCACCCTGAGAATGGAGTTGATCTTGTTGTGAATGGCAAATGTATCGGAAAAGGAGAGCTTTTGCGTATTGGTGATGTCTTAGGTGTGCGCATTCTTGACAAAATCTAGATTCTCTAATAAAGCTTGCAGTATGGCTCATCCTCTTCCTTCCCCGTAGTCTGTCAAGCTAACTTTCTCACGTCTTATTATAATCCCCTTCTTTTTAATATAGACTTTTTTCCAAACTCGCGCCTTTAATTCCTTTAAAGTGGAAGAAAAGTGCAAACCTTTTTTTATTTTTGCATCAGCTTTCAGTACATTCATTGTCTATCTTTTTAAAAAAGATCTATCTTTATTCATCGTCCTTGTAGTGAGAAATTTTTTGTTAGATATTTTCCCTCATGAATTCACGAAATTTTTAATTTACTTTCCATCAAAAGAAGCACCTATTGACTTGTATTGACAGCTTAAGTAAATTATAAATTTTTTTTTAATCGCCTCTTAAGAATAGCGCGTTCAACAACAGGAGAAAATATGTTGCCATCTGATTGGATTGCTACTCGTATAACAGCCCAAGCTACATTTAAGTTCTTTGAAGAAGCTGACTCTGACAAGCCGGGTCTTAGTACAATTTACGCTAAGGTTTCTACCGAAAGCGATCCTGTTCCTGTCAAGCTCCCCCACATGAAAAATATACCAAATTTAGCTTATTTATCATCGGCAGTTAAGGTTGAAAGGTTACTACAAAATTTACACTGGCAGCCTGTTTACCATCCCCAATCCAATACCGTAGAATTTAAGGCTTTTTCGCCTGAAAATAAAGAGTGGAACCTAACAACAGAAATTCCCTTACGCCCTGGAATAAAATGGGTCCCTCAAGTAAACCGGACAATTAGCTATGCATGTGTTAATACGGTTACGACGTGGGAATGGGCCACTAACAAGAGGAAAGTGATCTCCTACCCTAATCCCATTAGCGCTCTAGCAGAAAATAGCGAGGGAGTTTTAATTATCGGGGATGAAAAAGGACAATTGCACATTTTGGATAAAACATTTTCTACCCACCATGAGAAAGCGATTACGAAGATTGTTCCTTGTCATAATTCAGCATGCCTCATTGAATATGAAGATCACCTTGTAAAGGTAGTAAACGTCAAAACTGAAAAAATTGAGGAAATAGGCACAGACCAAGAATTTTTAGTATCCAATGATGGATTGATTGTTTGCCTTAACAAAGCGACAGGAACTGTGCGTAGATACGAATATAACGCTGAAGAGCAGAAACTTAAGGAGATAGGAGAGGAATTAACAAAGATTGAGAAAATATGTGAGGTAGCAAGTGGTGGAGTGATATTGCTATCTTCCATGGTTTATGAAAAGCCATCCGTGGTAGATTATATTTTCTTAAGTAAAGAAGGTATTGTGAAAGAATCGATGCTTCTTCGTTTGAAACAAGTTATAGTTAGCTCTCCCTCTAGATGGTTAAATAGCCACACAGTTTTATATTCCTTTATACAAAAAGACTCTACTCGATTATTCCGATGGAGAGATTTAAGGGAACAACCTAAAGACCCACCATTATTAAGAGATACAATTGATTGTATGCTCCCACTTTCTGATGGCTCCGTTCTCTGTGTACCGACAGGTAAACCCCAAAGTTTATCTATTGTAACGCCTGAAGGTAAGCTTGTCTTTACCTATACTCTAATGAATAAGGAAAAAATTACATCCCTAGCAGAATTAGTTGATGGTTCACTCGCAATTAGAACTGAAAACTTTCTTTCCATCCTTACTCCCAGGGTGAAACTAAAAGAAGTGGAGAATTACAAGTTTGACAAACTTAAATTAGAATTAAAATACGATCCAGATAATTTGCAGGTTTATGACCAATTAGCTTTAGCTTATGAAAGCTTGCCTTTACCTGATGATAAAAAATCAGAAGAAATGTATGAAATGTATTTAGGAGCATTAGAAAAAGCAATTCAACTTCAAAATTTTTATCAGGCTAGGCGTTTTTATGAAAAAGCTAGAAAAATAAAACCAAAAAACGAGACCTCCGGCCGAGTTTTTCTTTCCCACCTTAAACGATCACTTGATAAAAAAATTTATAAAAGGGTGCTACTTGATTTATTTACTTTAGATACCCAGGAAAGTGATCTTAAGGAAATAGAGGATGAGGTACATGAATTAAAAGAAAAAAAATGTAAAGAAAGATTATTTATAGGAGAAGGTGATTTTTCATTTACAGAAGCCTTCATCAATAAACATAAGATTACTCATCCAAATTTAGCGCAATACATAACGGCAACAGAGCTTCGAGAGCCTCAAAATGAGGTTACAAAGCAAAGAGTTTTTAGACTACAAGAACAAGGTGTAGCGATAAGATTTGGGATTGATGCTGAATGGCTTCATAAGGAATTTGAAAATAGAAGATTTAAACGTATTCAATGGAACTGCCCTTATGGAGAATCGAGCCAAGTGGCAGAAGTGTTTAGAACTGTAATTCCTAAGTTTTTTTCTTCTTGTGCGCAACTTCAAATAATAGGAGACCGTATACATATAACATTAATGCAAAAAAGTGGGGATTATTGGAAGGTTAGGCAAAGTCAAAATCCTATTGTACTTGGCGCCACTCAAGCAGGATATCGTTTGATAAGGAAGCGAAAATTGGGGCCTGAGCGCTATCCTGGATATAAACACACTCAGACGGATACTAACAAGCTTTTCACGGCTGGAACGGGAGAAGAGCAAGAATTTGTATTTGAAAAAGCAGGTAATGCACCACCTTCTCCTTCCTTAGAAGAAGCCCTTAAATTAAAAGCTTCTGATAAGAAAGAATATCAAGTTAATACAGACGCAACGCAGGCCTCCTCTCTTGATCAATATTACTTCGAATGCAGTACTGATGAAGATTCTTCTGATGGCTATGATTCTGACTAGCTATTTAAAGGCATATGGAAATCTGCTCGACCCAAGGCAAAAATAGACCTAAAAAAGATTCTCTGCAAAGGCTTTCGCTGTGAAGAATCTTTTTAATAATCTTCTTCCTAAACTGGAATAAAATGTAAGTTTTAGTAGAATGGTGTCTCCACGTCGAAAAGGATACCATAAAAATGGAGAAATTAAATGAGAAGCGAGTTCGTAGATGGAGGGAATTAAAAGCCTGGTATCTTCCAAGCGAATGGATTGCCAATGAAAGTATCATTTAAGTTCCTTAGCAATTTAAAATTACAGCTGACCTGCCTTAAGGAGAGACCTTAAAAAATCTGCGCTTCCTTTTCACTTTAATTGCAGAAATCTGTAATTGTGAATTAGATACAAGATTTTCGAAGAAGCTCTAAAAAAATTAATGGCGAATGAAACAATGCAATTTCTATGAACGAAGAAGATTTTTTTAAAAGATCTACAATTCCTCCCCTTTCTCCAGGTGAATTGTTCCCTGACCGACCTGAGCCAATTCCTTCAAAAATTGGTCCCTATAGCATTGAGACACTTCTCGACAAAGGCGGTATGAGTATTCTTTATTTAGGAACGCACCCTGAAAGACAGGATCCGATTACTATTAAAGTTTTGTTGCCCAAATTTCTCTCTCACCCTGAAATGACTTCTCGATTCCTAAATGAAGCGGAAATTATCGCTTTAGCTGACCATCCTAATATCGTAAAACTGTTTGGCTATGGGGAATGGGAAGGAGGCCTTTACATTGCAATGGAGTTTATTCAAGGAGTTTCCTTAAGACAGTATTTATTGCAAAATCCACTTTCTCTTAAACGCTCACTAGAAATCACCTTGGAAATTGCCTACGCTTTATGCCATTTGCATACACATGGAGTCATTCATCGCGACTTAAAACCTGATAATATCCTCATCAATGAAGATGGTCGCGTTAAAGTCATTGATTTCGGGATTGCTCAGCTACTAGATCCACAAGAAAAAGCGCAAGAAGGGTCAGCGGGACGGCGCCTAATAGGCACTCCAATTTATATGAGCCCAGAGCAGCGCGAAAATCCGGAAAATGTCTCCTACCCCTCTGATATTTATTCTCTTGGAATTATCACCTACGAACTCGCTCTAGGCAAATTAAGCCATGGGCAAATTCATCTTTCCCTAATGCCTAAAGGCCTACAAAAAGTTTTAGCTAAGGCTCTGCAACCAGCAGTCCAGGATCGCTATCAGGATATTGTAGATTTTATTTCTGATCTTTCTTCCTACCTTCACTCATCTAATTTAGAAAAAGAACGTAAAGCAAGCGATCAAGTCGGGGAAATTTTCGAACGTCTTCAAGAAACCCAATTTAAAATTACTCGTAAAGATCCCCCTAAGTGGGAAGAAATGGAAATAGGTCTAACCCAACATAGGCCTTTTGGGATTTCTTCTATCTATTGCGATTTCTTTGAATTGCCCAATCGTGAATATGTTTTAATAATGGCAGAATCCTCACAAAATGGGGCTGAGGGACTGATGTATATTTCCTACTTTAAAGGGCTGGCTAAAGCTTTATTCTTACACAACCGACCTATTAATGAGTTTGCATCCCTGTTAAACCAGCATATTATCTCAGAAAAAATTGAGGAGACGTTTGCATTCTCTCTGCTCATCCTGCAACCTGAAAGCAATCAACTATCTTACCTTTCCTGTGGATATGGACCTTTGTGGATCCTTCCGCACGAAGATAAGCGCCCCCACTGTTTAAAAACAGAAAATATCACACTTGGGCTAGAAAAGTCCTTCCATTTTGAATCTTTAGTTCATAAATGGCTTCCTCAAGATATTCTTATTGTATGTCCTAGTGCATTACTTGAGCCAACTTTCCCTCAAGATCAATTCGAAAATTTCCTCCTGGAGATTTCCGCTCAAAGCCCCCAAAAGCAAACCGAGGCTATTTTTAGAAAAGCAAAAAATAACAATCCAAAATACATAGACGAACATCCTTGCCTTATCCTTTCTCTACATCGAGAGAGTGAATCATCTTAAAGACCTTTTTCTTGCTGCAATAAAAGCATGGCAAAAGAAAGAGGACGTGCTACAGTGGCTTACTTGAATAAAGTCCCCTCATAAAAATTAAAAAAAAAAGCTTTTGCACTTCCACTTACCTGAGGGCCTTTAGAAAATACAAAATGCCTCCACGATAAATTTTATAATTTGGGTTTTTAGCATGCAGTCAGCAGAGCCGCCAAGAGCTTAAGTGCGTCAAAAGCTTGTCTCATAAAATGGAAGCTCTCTTATTTAAAATTAATTTGAAGGCGGTTTTGATAGAAATTGGGGTCTAAAGATGTAAAAAGAACTTATCGCCCTTTGGTTTTTTCTCTGGAAAAAAAATAGCCCGTTTGAAATAACTAGAACTTGTTTATCAAATTTGGCTCTCATAAATTGCATTTTTTGAATTTTAAATGGCACACGATGATTCAATTCACAAAAAAGCTTAAATACGCTTTATCTTTTTTTTCTACCGTCCTATTTTTTCTCATTGCTTCTTCTTTTTATTCTGACGATGCAAAAGAGTGGAATCCTTCCCTTTCTCTCAATAAAGAAGAGGAAAGTGAACAGTACAGCGAAGAATATAAACCTCCCCATTCAGAAGAAAGCTCACCAACAGCTAAGTCAGAAGAGCAACCTTCTATCGAACAAGAATACAACTTAAAGCCTAAAACACGCAAACCAACCCTAGAAGAAGAATATCATCTTCTTTCGGAAAAGATGAATGGTGCTTTAGAAAATAACAATCAACTACTTAGAAAACCCGATAATAGCTTAAAGGAAAACTATTACCCTTTAGAAAATAGTGATTACTTTGATAGCAGTATACATACCGACACAAACGTGCCTTCTGCCAACGATCAAGGCAAGAATCAAATACCAGCGCAGGCATTAGGGCCTCTTACCCCACAACCCTCTCCTAATCCTACGGCACCTCCGCAAACTTTCTTTGCACCTCCAGTACGAGCTAATTCTCCAGAAACACTACCAGCTAGAGGAGAAGCAGGAACTATAGATCAAGATTCAGCTCAGCAGCAGAATAATCTGACGATCCAACAGCTAGATTCCTCCCCTGCTTTAGCTAATGAACCAACTAACCGTACAATTTTAATCAATTTCAATAATGTCAGCATTATTGAGTTTATACGCTTTATTAGCAGAATCTCCAATAAAAACTTTATCTTTAATGATTTAGATTTAGATTTTAATGTCACAATCGTTTCTGAAGAAGCTGCGACGATTGAAAATGTGATGGCTGTGCTTATGCAAGTCTTACGGGTTCATGGCCTCTCTTTGATGGAACAGGGCAATAACATCATGATCCACAGGAACAAAGCAGTCAATGCAATCTCACAAGTAGTCGCTGATGGGCTCCCTCTTCCTTTACAAATGCACGAATTGATCACCCAGGTTTTCAGACTCAACACCCTGGATGCTGAAAAAGCTGCGGAACTTGTTCAGCCTTTGATTTCTGAAGGTGCATTAGTTGAGGTTTTGCCTGGCTCAAATCATCTTATTGTTACCGATATTACAACTAATATAGGGAAAATTGGCCAGCTATTGCGTAGCTTAGATGCACCGATTAGCGGAATGGTCATTGGACAGTATGTTGTCGTTAACGCACGTGTTGACTCCTTGATCTCTCTTGCTGAACGGGTGATGGAACCTATTGCTGACGGAAAACCTTTAGTATTTGTTGCCCACAATCCCTCCAGGAGCATTTTTATCGTTTCAACACCCTTCTTGGTTGATCGTTCACTCGCTATTTTAAGAAACTTAGATGTGAACGTTGGTGTTACCCGAATTTTCTCCGGTGAAAATCTGCGTTTTGCTGGACAAGGTAAAGGAGAAGGCGAGACAGAAGGTGAAAAAGAAGGAGAGGGTGCGGAGGCTAGCACTCAAGCTGGTCAAGGTGATATTGAAAGCGAATTAGATGAGCAGATTCGCCAGGCTGGTGGTGTGATCCGCGGCCCTTTGCCAACAGGAACTTTAGAAAACCGTTCTTCTTGGAATGCAGATCTTCCAGAAGGTCACATTGAAAGAATTAAATTTTATATTCATAAATTGCGCTACCGAAAAGGTGAGCAAATTATGGACGCATTGCAACGCGTAGGAATTAGTTTGCAAG harbors:
- a CDS encoding hypothetical protein (Product derived from UniProtKB/Trembl:F4PZ75), producing MLPSDWIATRITAQATFKFFEEADSDKPGLSTIYAKVSTESDPVPVKLPHMKNIPNLAYLSSAVKVERLLQNLHWQPVYHPQSNTVEFKAFSPENKEWNLTTEIPLRPGIKWVPQVNRTISYACVNTVTTWEWATNKRKVISYPNPISALAENSEGVLIIGDEKGQLHILDKTFSTHHEKAITKIVPCHNSACLIEYEDHLVKVVNVKTEKIEEIGTDQEFLVSNDGLIVCLNKATGTVRRYEYNAEEQKLKEIGEELTKIEKICEVASGGVILLSSMVYEKPSVVDYIFLSKEGIVKESMLLRLKQVIVSSPSRWLNSHTVLYSFIQKDSTRLFRWRDLREQPKDPPLLRDTIDCMLPLSDGSVLCVPTGKPQSLSIVTPEGKLVFTYTLMNKEKITSLAELVDGSLAIRTENFLSILTPRVKLKEVENYKFDKLKLELKYDPDNLQVYDQLALAYESLPLPDDKKSEEMYEMYLGALEKAIQLQNFYQARRFYEKARKIKPKNETSGRVFLSHLKRSLDKKIYKRVLLDLFTLDTQESDLKEIEDEVHELKEKKCKERLFIGEGDFSFTEAFINKHKITHPNLAQYITATELREPQNEVTKQRVFRLQEQGVAIRFGIDAEWLHKEFENRRFKRIQWNCPYGESSQVAEVFRTVIPKFFSSCAQLQIIGDRIHITLMQKSGDYWKVRQSQNPIVLGATQAGYRLIRKRKLGPERYPGYKHTQTDTNKLFTAGTGEEQEFVFEKAGNAPPSPSLEEALKLKASDKKEYQVNTDATQASSLDQYYFECSTDEDSSDGYDSD
- a CDS encoding putative serine/threonine protein kinase (Product derived from UniProtKB/Trembl:Q6MBC4;Gene name derived from UniProtKB/Trembl:Q6MBC4) — translated: MNEEDFFKRSTIPPLSPGELFPDRPEPIPSKIGPYSIETLLDKGGMSILYLGTHPERQDPITIKVLLPKFLSHPEMTSRFLNEAEIIALADHPNIVKLFGYGEWEGGLYIAMEFIQGVSLRQYLLQNPLSLKRSLEITLEIAYALCHLHTHGVIHRDLKPDNILINEDGRVKVIDFGIAQLLDPQEKAQEGSAGRRLIGTPIYMSPEQRENPENVSYPSDIYSLGIITYELALGKLSHGQIHLSLMPKGLQKVLAKALQPAVQDRYQDIVDFISDLSSYLHSSNLEKERKASDQVGEIFERLQETQFKITRKDPPKWEEMEIGLTQHRPFGISSIYCDFFELPNREYVLIMAESSQNGAEGLMYISYFKGLAKALFLHNRPINEFASLLNQHIISEKIEETFAFSLLILQPESNQLSYLSCGYGPLWILPHEDKRPHCLKTENITLGLEKSFHFESLVHKWLPQDILIVCPSALLEPTFPQDQFENFLLEISAQSPQKQTEAIFRKAKNNNPKYIDEHPCLILSLHRESESS
- a CDS encoding putative component D of type II secretion pathway (Product derived from UniProtKB/Trembl:Q6MB50;Gene name derived from UniProtKB/Trembl:Q6MB50), with translation MIQFTKKLKYALSFFSTVLFFLIASSFYSDDAKEWNPSLSLNKEEESEQYSEEYKPPHSEESSPTAKSEEQPSIEQEYNLKPKTRKPTLEEEYHLLSEKMNGALENNNQLLRKPDNSLKENYYPLENSDYFDSSIHTDTNVPSANDQGKNQIPAQALGPLTPQPSPNPTAPPQTFFAPPVRANSPETLPARGEAGTIDQDSAQQQNNLTIQQLDSSPALANEPTNRTILINFNNVSIIEFIRFISRISNKNFIFNDLDLDFNVTIVSEEAATIENVMAVLMQVLRVHGLSLMEQGNNIMIHRNKAVNAISQVVADGLPLPLQMHELITQVFRLNTLDAEKAAELVQPLISEGALVEVLPGSNHLIVTDITTNIGKIGQLLRSLDAPISGMVIGQYVVVNARVDSLISLAERVMEPIADGKPLVFVAHNPSRSIFIVSTPFLVDRSLAILRNLDVNVGVTRIFSGENLRFAGQGKGEGETEGEKEGEGAEASTQAGQGDIESELDEQIRQAGGVIRGPLPTGTLENRSSWNADLPEGHIERIKFYIHKLRYRKGEQIMDALQRVGISLQETGTGNLDLIATIQSIQWIESSNSLVFTGTIDAVAKVKELIEEIDTPLRQVFIEMLIMETTLDDSLNYSVNWGSRFNNRGDVAGSQSFISEVSTLNNALDSAAPGSTIDVAGLARQAGYHLGIVGRNITHGGLSFDTIGALVTAFHQKDKVEILMNPKLLVEDNATAEVFVGVNTAFQISSIANDRGEIITNNFEFRDVGTLLRVTPLISNNDVITLEIREEVSSIASQTQSTGALSSQTPGPTTRINRTITKVHVPNKYFLVMSGMIQDENERIRTQVPCLGGVPVIGAAFGGKSATERKRNLMIFIRPQIIDTAEDIDNITRHEQDIFRNKARSKKMWKYEVEEALDFLNIKCPEVSLHDSEIRNP